The genomic window GAAGACTAAGGTCCATATCGGCAATCTCATCCAAAAACAATGTGCCTCCATCGGCTTCTTCAATCATACCTTTTTTTGACACTTTTGCATCTGAAAAAGCTCCTTTTTCATAGCCAAAAAGCTCGCTTTCCTGAAGCGTTTTAGGTATGGCCGCACAGTTTAAGGCTATAAATGGTCTCTTAGCCCTTACTCCGCTATAATGTATGGCTCTTGCTATTACTTCTTTTCCCGTACCGCTCTCTCCGATGATTAAAACCGTAGTACTGAAATTCAAATTTGAAATTTTCTTAATGACCTCTTTTATTTCAGATATAGCCTTGCTCCTGCCGATTAAATCAGTGTTCAGACTGTTGTCACTTTTTTCAATCTGCCGCTTTATCATAAGATAATTGGCTGCCTGATTAACGGTATCTTTTATTTCATCCAGATCAAAGGGCTTTGTGAAATAATCATATGCTCCCATTTTCATAGCTTCTACCGCAAGCCTTACTTCACTAAGATACGTTATCATTATCACAAGGCACTCTTTCTTATACTTTTTTATCTCTTGTAAAACTTGGATACCGTCGATTCCCGGGAGTTTAATGTCTACAATGGCAATTTCAGGGTTATATTTTCTAAAATCTTCTAGACCTTCTTCGCCTGTTTCCGCTACAAATATTTCATGTCCCATTTTACCGAGGCTTATCTGTAAAGAAAACCTTATACTTTTTTCATCATCGATAATCAATATTTTCATGTTTTTTCACCAGCTTCCGAAACACCGCAGGGAACTGCAGGCAGCAGAACTTCGAATTCAGTCCCTTTGCCGACTTCACTTTTTACTGCAATTTTGCCCCCGTTTTCTTTTACTAATTTATAAGTTATAGCAAGACCCAAACCTGTTCCACCTTTTTTTGTAGTGAAGAAGGGCGAAAATATCTTTTCGATATTTTCCGGAGGTAT from Biomaibacter acetigenes includes these protein-coding regions:
- a CDS encoding sigma-54-dependent transcriptional regulator, which codes for MKILIIDDEKSIRFSLQISLGKMGHEIFVAETGEEGLEDFRKYNPEIAIVDIKLPGIDGIQVLQEIKKYKKECLVIMITYLSEVRLAVEAMKMGAYDYFTKPFDLDEIKDTVNQAANYLMIKRQIEKSDNSLNTDLIGRSKAISEIKEVIKKISNLNFSTTVLIIGESGTGKEVIARAIHYSGVRAKRPFIALNCAAIPKTLQESELFGYEKGAFSDAKVSKKGMIEEADGGTLFLDEIADMDLSLQAKLLRTIQEKTFRRLGSNKEKTFDAHIVCATNKDLLKEIKEGRFREDLFYRLNVVPINIPPLRERIEDIELLAVEFIKIYNNKLNKNVAGISSGAIEILKRYKWPGNVREMKNLIERVMIFKEDSTDICEDDLPLEILTQDVDEDYDKNLNLENVEREAILTSLEKNSWNISRTAEELGISRLTLRRKIKRYNIK